The genomic region CCAATGAGGACAAGCTCAGGCACTTCCTCAAGCAGGTCACCGCGGACCTCCGGCAGACCCGCCAGGAGCTGACCGAGGTCCGCGCGGCCGAGCACGAGCCGATCGCCATCATCGGCATGGCCTGCCGGTACCCCGGCGGCATCGGCTCACCGGAACAGCTGTGGGACCTGCTGGCCGAGGGCGCGGACGCGGTCACCGGGTTCCCGGCCGACCGCGGCTGGCCCGACCTGCTCGACGAGGACCCGTCCGCCACCGGCCGCACCTACACCGGCCACGGCGCGTTCCTGGACGGCGTCGCCGACTTCGACCCCGCGTTCTTCGGCATCTCCCCGCGCGAAGCCCTGGCCATGGACCCCCAGCAGCGCCTGCTGCTGGAGACCTCCTGGGAGGCGTTCGAGCGGGCCGGGATCGACCCGAACTCCTTGCGCGGCAGCAAGACCGGCGTGTTCGCCGGGGTGATCTACAACGACTACGCCGCCCGCCTGCACGAGGTCCCGGAGGGCGTCGAGGGCTACCTCGGCACCGGCAACTCCGGCAGCGTCGCCTCCGGCCGCATCGCCTACACCCTCGGACTGGAGGGCCCCGCGCTCACCATCGACACGGCGTGCTCCTCCTCGCTGGTGGCGCTGCACCTGGCCGCACAAGCCCTGCGCAAGGGCGAGTGCACGCTGGCCCTGGCCGGCGGCGTGACCACCATGGCCACCCCGCAGATCTTCGTCGAGTTCTCCCGCCAGCGCGGCCTGGCCACCGACGGCCGCTGCAAGGCCTTCGCCGACGCCGCCGACGGCACCGGCTGGGGCGAGGGCGTCGGCCTGCTGCTGGTCGAACGCCTCTCCGACGCCCAGCGCAACGGCCACCCGGTCCTCGCGGTGCTCAAGGGCAGCGCGGTCAACCAGGACGGCGCCTCCAGCGGCCTCACCGCGCCGAACGGCCCGTCCCAGCAACGCGTCATCCGCGCCGCCCTCGCCGACGCGCAGCTCACCCCCGCCCAGGTCGACGTGGTGGAGGCGCACGGCACCGGCACCCGCCTCGGCGACCCGATCGAGGCCCAGGCGGTGCTCGCGGCGTACGGGCAGGACCGGGAACGCCCGCTGTGGCTGGGTTCGGTGAAGTCGAACATCGGTCACACCCAGGCCGCGGCCGGGGTCGCGGGCGTGATCAAGATGGTCATGGCGATGCGGCACGGCGTGCTGCCCAGGACGTTGCACGTGGACGAGCCCTCGCGGCAGGTGGACTGGTCGGTCGGCGCGGTGTCGCTGCTGACCGAGCCGCAGCCGTGGACGGGGGAGGTGCGGCGGGCCGGGGTGTCCAGCTTCGGGGTGAGCGGGACGAACGCGCACGTGATCCTGGAACAGGCCCCCGTGGCCGCGGAGAACGAGACCAGCGCCGCCCAGCCCGCCACCGCCGTGGGCACCGCGCCAACCGCCGCCGCTGCTGCCGTGGGCACCGCCGCTGTCGCCGCGTCCGCCGCTGCCGCCGCACTGCCCTTCCTGCTCTCCGGCAAGACCGCCGCCGCCCTCCGCGCCCAGGCCACCCGCCTCCGCGACCACCTCGCCACGCACACCCCCGCCCCGCTCGACCTCGCGCACACCCTCACCACCCGCAGCGCCTTCGAGCACCGCGCCGTCCTGCTCGGCGACCTCACCGCCCTGGACGCCCTCGCCACCGACGAGATCACCCCCGCCCTGGTCCGCGGCACCGCCGCCCGGCCGGGCAAGGTCGTCTTCGTCTTCCCCGGCCAGGGTTCCCAGTGGCGGGGCATGGCCGTCGAGCTGCTCGACTCCTCCCCGGTCTTCGCCGCCCGCATCGCCGACTGTGCCGAGGCGCTCCACGAGTTCGTCGACTGGAACCTCCTGGATGTCCTGCGCGACAACGACTACGACCAGGTCGACGTGGTCCAGCCCGCGCTCTGGGCGGTCATGGTCTCCCTGGCCGCGGTCTGGCGTTCGCACGGTGTCGAGCCTGCCGGAGTGGTCGGCCACTCACAGGGCGAGATCGCCGCCGCCGCGGTGTCCGGCGCGCTGTCCCTCCGTGACGCGGCCAAGGTGGTTGCCCTGCGCAGCAAGGCGATCCGGGCACTGGCGGGCAAGGGCGGCATGATGTCGGTTCCGCTGCCGGTCGCCGAGGTCGAGAACCGGCTGGCTCGCTGGGACGGGCGGATCTCGGTGGCCGCGGTCAACGGCGCCTCCTCCGTCGTGGTGGCCGGGGATCCGGACGCGCTGGAGGAGCTGTTCGCCGACTGCGCGGACACCGATGTCAAGGCCCGGCGGATCCCGGTGGACTACGCCTCGCACTCCGTGCACGTCGAACAGATCCGCGATGAGCTGCTGACCGTCCTCAGTGGACTGTCGCCGCGCAGCTCGGACATCCCGTTCCACTCCACCGTCACTGCGGGCCCGATCGACACCGCCGCGCTGGACGCGGAGTACTGGTACACCAATCTGCGCCAGACCGTGCGGTTCGAGGAGACCGTGCGCGGGCTGCTCGCCACCGGGCACCGCACCTTCATCGAGGCCAGCCCGCACCCGGTGCTCGCGGTCGGCATCCAGGAGACCGCCGACCGGGCCGAGACCCCCGCGGTCACCGTCGGCTCGCTGCGCCGTGAGGAGGGCGGGCTGCTGCGGCTGCACACCTCCCTCGCCGAGGCCTGGACCCGGGGCGTGCCGGTGGACTTCGCGCCCGCGGTCCGCGGCGGCCACCGGGTCGACCTGCCCACCTACGCCTTCCAGCACCAGCGGTACTGGCTCGAACCCGCCGCCGGCATCACCGCGGACGAGCAGTTCTGGACCGCGGTGGAGAACCAGGACCTCACCGCCCTCGCCGAGCTGCTGCCCGGACTGGCCGCGCAGCGCCGCGTCAAGCCGGAACCCGCCGCGCAACCCGCGCCCGAACCCGGGTTCGCCGAACGGCTGGCCGCACTCGAACCGGCCGAGGCCCAGCGCCGCCTGCTGGACCTGGTGCGCGGGCACGCCGCCGCCGTGCTCGGCCACACCGCCGCCGAGGACGTGGCCACCGACCGCGCCTTCCTGGAGTCCGGTTTCGACTCGCTCACCGCGGTCGAGCTGCGCAACCGGCTGACCGCGGCCACCGGCGTCCAGCTCGCGCCCGGCCTGCTGCTCCAGCACCCCACCCCGGCCGAGCTCGCCGCCCACCTGCGCGACCGCATCGGCGTCACCGAGACCCCGGCCCAGCAGCCCAGCACCCTGGCCACGCTCTACCAGGAGTCCGTCCGAAGTGGACGGATCGCGCAGTTCATGGACCTGCTCGCCGACACCGCCGCGTTCCGGCCCAGCTTCGACGAGACCAGCGACCGCGCCGACCTGGTCCGCCCGATCCGGCTGGCCGCCGAGGGCGAGGGACCGGTGCTCATCGGGTGCAGCGGCACCGCGGCCATCTCCGGCCCGCACGAGTTCGCCCGCCTGGCCACCGCCCTGCGCGGCCAGTACCCGATGGCCGCGCTGCCACTGCCCGGCTACCTCGACGGCGAACCCCTGCCCGCCACGCTGACCGCCGCCCTGCGCTTGCAGGCGCAGGCCGTGCTGGCGCAGGCCGACGGCCGCCCGTTCGTCCTCATCGGACACTCCGCGGGCGCGATCCTGGCGCACCAGCTCGCCGCACACCTGACCGAGGGCGGCACCCCGCCCGCCGGCCTGGTGCTGCTGGACGTCTACGAACCCGACCACAGCGGCCCGATCGGCGTGTGGCAGCGGGAGATGACCGAGTGGATGCTCGGCAACCAGGGCGACTACGTGCCCGCTGACGACACCCGGCTCACCGCCATGGGCGCCTACTACCGGCACCTCGCCGGGTGGCAGCCCAGCGCACTGCCCGTGCCCACCCTGCTGGTGCGGGCCAGCGAGCCGATGGGGGAGTGGACCGGCGAGGCCGACTGGCGCTCGCACTGGCCCTTCCCGCACGCCGTGGCCGATGTGCCGGGCAACCACTTCACCATGACCCAGCAGCACGCCGGGGCCACCGCACAGTCCATTGTGGACTGGGTCGCCTCGTCCGTCACCGTCGCCGGAAACGCGAAGCAAGAACAGGAACCACGATGACAGCAGACACCGGCGACAACGGCCTCTGGCTGCGCCGATTCCACCCCACCGAGGACAGCAAGGTCCGGCTGGCCTGCTTCCCGCACGCCGGTGGCGCGGCCAGCTACTACTACCCGTTCTCGGCCGCGCTCACCCCCTCCATCGAGGTGCTGGCCGTGCAGTACCCGGGACGGCAGGACCGGCGGCTGGACCCGCGGATCGAGAACGTGCAGGAGTTCGCCAGGGAGATCGTCAAACCCCTGCTCGCCTGGACCGACCAGCCGCTGGCGCTGTTCGGGCACAGCATGGGCGCGAGCATCGCCTTCGAGGTCGCCACCCTGCTGGAGCAGGAGTTCGACGTGGTCCCGGCCGCGCTGTTCGCCTCCGGCCGCCGCGCCCCGTCCCGGCACCGGGACGAACGCGTGCACCAGCAGAGCGACGACGGCATCGTGGCCGAGCTGCAACGCCTCTCCGGCACCGACTCCGCGCTGCTGGGCGATGAGGAGCTGCTGCGCATGGTGCTGCCCGCGATCCGCAGCGACTACAAGGCCGCCGAGACCTACCGCTGGCAGGGCGGGGTGCCGCTGTCCTGCCCGATCACCGCGATCGTCGGCGAGGCGGATCCGAGGGTCAACCTGGACGAGGCCACCACCTGGGGCGAGCACACCCGCGGCGAGTTCGCGCTGCGCACCATGCCCGGTGGCCACTTCTACCTCAACCACCACCAGTCGGACGTCGTCAACGAGATCTCCGACCAGCTCATCTCCTTCTGCGCCAAGGAGGCGTGATGTCCGACCGCACGCCGAGCCAGCTGGGCCTGCACCTGCAGATGACCCGAGGGCTCCAGTGGCACTTCGGCACCACCGGCGACCCGTACGCGCTCATCCTGCGCGCCCAGGCCGACGACCCCACCCCGTTCCACGCCATGGTCCGCGAACGCGGTGTGCTGCACCAGAGCCTGCTCGGCGCGTTCGTCACCGCCGACCCGGACCTGGGCCGCACCATCCTCACCGATCCGAGGCTGGGCTTGCGCAAGGCCGACGGCGAACCGCCGGTGCCGCAGGTGCTCCCGCTGGACGAGACCTTCCTCGGTCTTGGCGCGGCCGGGCACGCCCGGATCACCGAGCGCGCGGCGAACCTGCTCAGCGAACAGGCCGTGCACATCCACGAACCGCACGTCCGCCGCCTGGCCGAGTCCAGGATCAGCAAGCAGGACAGCCGGTTCGACCTGGTGACCGACTTCGCCGCGCCGCTGGCGGTGGACCTCACCGCCGACCTGCTCGGCATCCCCGACGCCGACCGCGCGCACTTCGCCAGCCTGTGCGCCGACCTGCGGCCCACCCTGGACTCCCTGGTGTGCCCGCAGCCGCTCGGCCCGACCAGGGCCCTGCTGGCCGCGCTGGCCAACGTGACGAAGCTGTTGTCCGACATGGGTTGCACGGTGCCCGAGGCCCGGCACGCCGCGGTGATCACCGCCACCGCCGGGGTGGAGATCGGCACCACGCTGCTGGTGAACGCGGTGCACGCGCTGCTGGCCCGCCCCGAGCAGTGGGCGAAGCTGGTCGGCGACCCCGGCCTGGCCGCCGACGCGGTCACCGAGACCCTGCGCTTCGACGCGCCGGTCCAGCTGCACACCAGGGTCGCCCTGGCCGACACCGAGTTCGCCGGGATCGAGATCCCCAAGGACAGCCAGCTGGTGGTGCTCGCCGGGGCCGCCGGCCGCGATCCCGGGCTCTACGCCGACGCGGATGAGTTCGAGCTGACCCGCGTGCCCGGTCCCGCACCGCTGTCCTTCACCGGCGGATTCCACTGTGGACTGCTGGCCCCGCTGCTGCGGGTGCAGGCCGAGACCGCGCTGCGGGTGCTCGCCGAACACGCCCCCAAGCTGCGCCAGACCGGCAAGCTGTTGCGCCGCAGGCGCTCCCCGGTCCTGCGCGGCCCCCTCAGTCTTCCTGTCACGGCCTAGCCGCCACCGCTTCCGGAAGGAGCCGCCGATGCGTGTGCTCATGACCTCCTTCGCGCACAACACCCACTTCTTCAGCATGGTGCCGCTGGCCTGGGCGCTGCGCACCGCGGGCCACGAAGTCCGCATCGCCAGCCAGCCCGCGCTCACCGACGCGATCACGCACGCCGGGCTCACCGCGGTCCCGGTCGGCGAGGACCACGTCATCCACCAGACCCGCGAGCAGGCCACCAGCGAGAAGCAGGCCGACCACCCGGAGATCAACTTCTCCGAGACCAGGCCGGAGGTGCTCACCTGGGACTACATGCTCGGCATGTACACCATGATGACGCCGATGTTCTACTCGTTGGCCAACAACGACTCCATGGTCGACAAGCTGGTCGCCTTCGCCCGCTCCTGGCAGCCCGACCTGGTCATCTGGGAACCGTTCACCTGGGCCGGATCCCTGGCCGCGCGGGCCAGCGGGGCCGCGCACGCCCGGCTGCTCTGGGGCCCGGACGTGCTGACCCGCACCAGGAACCGCTTCCTGGAGCTGCACGAGCAGCAGCCCGAACCGCACCGGGACGACCCACTGGGCGAATGGCTGGGCTGGACCTGCGAACGCCTGGGCATCACCTTCGACGAGGAGCTGGTCAGCGGCCAGTGGACGATCGACCAGACCCCGGCCAGCACCCGGCTGCCGGTCGGCCAGCCCATCGTGCCCATGGGCTACGTGCCCTACAACGGGCCCGCGGTGGTGCCGGAGTGGTTGCGGGTCAAGCCTTCCCGGCCCCGAGTGTGCATCACCCTCGGCGTGTCCGCGCGGGAGAGCCTCGGCGGTGACTCGGTCTCCTTCACCGACCTGGTGACGGCCATGGCCGACCTGGACATCGAGATCATCGCCACCATGAGCGCGGCCCAGCAGGCCGAGCTGACCGAGGTCCCGGAGAACCTGAAGCTGGTGGAGTTCGTGCCGCTGCACGCGCTGATGCCCACCTGCTCGGCGATCATCCACCACGGCGGCGCGGGCACCGCGGCCACCGCGATGCTCTACGGCGTGCCGCAGCTGCTGCTGCCGGAGATGTTCGACGCGGTGCTCAAGGCCCAGCAGCTGGAGGGCATCAACGCCGGTCTGTACGTGCGCCCGGCCGAGCTGACCGCGGAAGCCTTGCGGGACAAGCTCATCCGCCTGCTCACCGACCCCGCCTTCACCGAGGGCGCGGCCAGGCTGCGCGGCGAGGTGCTCGCCGACCCCAAGCCCAACGAGATCGTCCCGGAGCTGGAGCGCCTGGCCGCCCAGCACCGCGCCCCGGTCCCCTCAGCGTAAGGAAACCCATGTACGACACCGAGTTGGCGGACGTTTACGACGCCATCTACCGAGGCCGCGGCAAGGACTACCCGGCCGAGGCCGCCCAGGTGCACGGGCTGATCACCGCCCGCAAGTCCGACGCCACCGACCTGCTCGACGTGGCCTCCGGCACCGGCGCGCACCTCGGCCCGTTCACCCAGCTCTTCGGCCACGTGGAGGGACTTGAGCTCTCCGAGGCCATGGTGCGCATCTCCAGTGACCGCTTCCCCGAGGTCACCGTGCACCAGGGCGACATGCGCGAGTTCGACCTCGGTCGCACCTTCCACGCGGTCACCTGCATGTTCAGCTCCATCGGCTACATGGCCGACCAGGACGAGCTGGACCGCGCGCTGGCCGCCTTCGCCCGGCACACCGAGCCCGGCGGCGTGATCGTGATCGAGCCCTGGTGGACGCCGGAGAAGTTCCTGGACGGCTACGTCGGCGGCGACGTGGTCCGGGTGGACGGCCGCACCATCGCCAGGGTCTCGCACTCCCGCCGCGAGGGCGACCACACCCACATGGACGTGCACTACACGGTGGCCGAGCCGGACAAGGGCATCGAGCACTTCACCGACACGCACGTCATCACCCTGTTCACCCGCGAGCAGTACGAGACCGCCTTCGAGCGGGCCGGCTGCGTCGTGGAGTTCGTCGAGGGCGGCCCGTCCGGCCGCGGTCTGTTCGTGGGAGTCGTGAAGTGAGACGCAGCAAGAAGCTGTTGGCCGCACTGGCTTTGACCGCCGCCACTGCCCTGGTGGCGAGCACCGGAGCCACCGCGGCGCCGACCAGCGGGCGCACCGGCGTGCACCCGCTGGTCGCCCAGATGACGCTGGACGAGAAGCTCTCGTTCGTGCACTGGACGGTCGCCTTCACCGGCCCGTTCAGCGTCGGCTCGCTGCCCGGCGTGCCGCGGCTGGGCATCCCGGAGATCCGCTCCGCCGACGGCCCGGCGGGTATCCGGCTGAACAACCAGCCGGCCACCGCGATGCCGGCGCCGGTCGCGCTCGCCGCCACCTTCGACGACGAGCTGGCCCGCAAGTACGGCGAGGTCATGGGCCGCGATGGCCGTGCGCTGCAACAGGACGTGGTCTTCGGCCCGATGATGAACATCATCAGGGTGCCGCAGGCCGGCCGGAACTTCGAGACCTTCAGCGAGGACCCGCTGGTCTCCGCGCGCACCGCGGCCGCGCAGATCAGGGGCATCCAGAGCCAGGGCCTGATCGCCACCGCCAAGCACTACGCGGCGAACAACCAGGAGCACAACCGGCAGAACATCAACGTCACGGTCGACGAGCAGACCCTGCGCGAGATCGAGCTGCCCGCCTTCGAGGCCTCGGTCAAGGCCGGTGTCAGCTCGGTGATGTGCGCCTACAACAAGGTCAACGGCACGCCGTCCTGCGGGCACCAGGAGCTGCTCACCTCGATCCTGCGTGAGCAGTGGGGTTTCCAGGGCTGGGTGATGTCGGACTGGCTGGCCACGCACAGCACCGACTCGATCAGCAAGGGCCTGGACCAGGAACTGGGCATCGACTGGAGCCAGGGTGTCGAACACGGCATCCCCGGCGGCCTGCACTTCGGCAAGAAGCTGAAGGAAGCCGTGCAGAACGGCCAGATCCCGATGTCCACTGTGGACAGAGCGGTGAGCAGGATCGTCGGCCAGCTGGACCGGCACGGCCTCATCGGCGCCAACCCGCGTCCCCGGCCGACCCGCGACCTGGCCACCGCCAACGCGGTCACCCAGCAGGTCGCCGAGGCAGGCGGTGTGCTGCTGCGCAACCAGAACCAGGCCCTGCCGCTGCTCGCCGGGGACGGCGCCAACATCGCGGTGATCGGCCCGCGCGCCAAGGACCCCAAGGTCACCGGCCTGGGCAGCGCGCACGTGGTGCCGGACAGCGCCAAGGCCCCGATCGACACCATCCGCGCCCGCGCCGGAGCAGGGGCGACGGTCACCTACTCCGCCGGTGAGGAGCTCGTCGGCTCGCCGATCCCGGCAGGCACGCTGACCCCGGCGTTCCCGACCGGCACCGTGCTCCAGCCGGGCACCGCGGGCCAGTTCTACGAGGGCACCCTGACCGCGCCGGTCACCGGCGACTACCGGATCGCCATCGAGGCCACCGGCGGTTTCGCCACGGTGCAGATCGGCAACCAGACCCCGATCGAAGCGGGCGAGGTCTACGGCAAGATCACCAGCGCGGTGGTCCACCTGACCGCGGGCACCCACAAGATCACCATGTCCGGCTCGGCCCCCGTGGCGTCCTCGCTGTCGGTCAAGCTGTCCTGGGTCACCCCGGAAGCCGCCGAGGCCGCGATCGTGGCCGCGGTGCAGGCCGCCAAGACCGCCCGCACCGCGGTGGTCTTCGCCTACGACGACGGCATGGAGGGCTACGACCGGGCCAACCTGTCCCTGCCCGGCCGCCAGAACAAGCTGATCACCGAGGTGGCCAAGGCCAACTCCAACACCGTGGTCGTGCTCAACACGGGTTCGTCGATCACCATGCCCTGGCTGGACAGGACCGCCGCGGTGCTGGACATGTGGTACCCCGGCCAGACCGGCGCCGAGGCCACCACGGCACTGCTGTTCGGCGACACCAACCCCAGCGGCAAGCTCACCCAGACCTTCCCGCTGGACGAGAACAGCCACCCGGTGGCCGGCAACCCGGAGCGCTACCCCGGTATCGGCAACGAGCAGAAGTACACCGAGGGCATCCAGGTCGGCTACCGCTGGTACGACAAGCAGAAGGTCAAGCCCCTGTTCCCGTTCGGCCACGGGCTGTCGTACACCTCGTTCACCTACACGGACCTGGCGACCAAGGTCGTCGCGGACGGTCTGGAGGTGAGCTTCTCCTTGCGCAACACCGGAATCCGGAAGGGCAAGGAGGTGCCGCAGGTGTACCTGGGCGCGAGTCCGCTGGTGAGCGCGCCGCAGGCGGAGAAGGCGCTGGCGGGGTACGCGAAGGTGGAGCTGCTGCCGGGGGAGAGCAAGCGGGTCACGGTGAAGGTGGACGCGCAGCGGTTGAAGTACTGGAACTCGGCTGCTGACCGGTGGGTCACGGGGGCGGGGGTGCGGACGGTGCAGGTTGGCGGGTCGTCGGCGCAGCTGCCGCTGAAGGGGTCGGTTGTGGTGGCTCCGTAGCCGGATTGGCTGAATTGGTTGGTGGGGCCCGGACGCGGGGATGCGTCCGGGCCCTTGGCTTGGGTGGGGAGGACTCGGTCTCCAGCGCCGACTGCCGCTCCCCAACCTTGCCCCGGCCCCTCGCCCTTGACCCCCAGCTCTCGTCCCCCGTCCTGCTCCTGCCCCCGTCCTACTGCTGCTTCCCGCTCCCGCTCTTGCTTCCCGCTCCCGCTGCTGCGTCCTGCTCCCGCTCCCTGCTCCCGGCTTCTGCTCCCGCTCCCGCCTGCAATCTCCGCTTCAAGACGACCGGTCATATTGAGACGACCGGTCACATTCAAGTCAGGCTGCCAGCCCGCGAATATGACCGGTCGTCTGTATATGACCGGTCGTCTTAAAGCGGCGGTGGGTCTGGTCGGAGCGAGTGAGTGCTGGGGGCCTGGCCAGCCGATCAGCCGCAGCCTCGCCACCGGCAGAGCCACCGATCCCGTCCTACGCTCCCCAAGCCACCCGAAAAAATCCCCACCCCCTGTCGATCCCCCGCCCACCCCGTTCGACCCAGGAGTGAACGGGTCCACCGGACCCCGACCGACCCAGGGAGTTCCCCATGAGGTTCATGCTGATCATGCGCGCCACCGACGAGACCATCCAGGCGTACCAGGACGTCGACTTCGGCGAGATCATGGAGTCGATGGGGAAGTTCGCCGACGAGATGATCCGCGCCGGTGTGCTGGTCGCGACCGAGGGGCTGGACACCGCGGGCGGAGTTGTCGTCGACTACTCGACCGAGCCGCCGGTGGTCACCGATGGGCCCTACGGGGAGACCAAGGAGCTGTTCGGGGGTTTCTGGATCTTGAACGTGGCGTCCAGGGAAGAGGCTGTGGAGTGGGCTCGGCGGGCGCCGATGACCGGGCCGGGGGCCAAGTGCGAGATCCGGCGGATCACCTCGATCGAGGAGTTCCCGCAGGACAACGTCTGGATCCAGAAGGAGCGGGCGTGGCGCGAGGCGACCGGGCAGCTCTGAGCGATGGCTGAACCCACCGGGCGGGCGGCGGTGGCCGCGGTGTGGCGGATCGAGTCGGCGCGGATCGTCGGTGCGCTCGCCCGCGGCACCGGCGACTTCGCGCTGGCCGAGGACCTCGCCCAGGAGGCGCTGGCCGAGGCGTTGGTGACCTGGCCGCGGGAGGGGGTGCCGCGCAGTCCGGCGGGGTGGCTGCTCACCGTGGGCAGGCGCCGGGCCGTCGACGCCTTCCGCAGGCGCGCCGCGCTCGACCACCGGTACGCCGCCTTCGCCCGTGGCCTGGACGACGGCGGGGCGTACGCCGGCAGCGAGCCCTCGGCCACCGGTGACCTGCTGTGGGATCCGGATCAGCTCGACGACGACGTGCTGGCGCTGATGTTCATCTCCTGCCACCCGGTGCTGTCCAGACAAGCCCGGGTGAGCCTGACCCTGCGCGTGGTCGGCGGCCTGACCAGCGAGGAGATCGCCAGAGCGTTCCTGGTGCCGACCGCGACCGTGCAGGCCCGGATCACCAGGGCGAAGAAGACCCTGGCCGCGGCGCGGGTGCCGTTCGAGGTGCCGTCGGGGCGGGAGCGGGCGGAGCGGCTGGGGTCGGTGCTCAGCGTGGTCTACCTGATCTTCACCGAGGGGTCCTCGGCCAGCTCCGGCAGCGACCTGATCCGGGTCGACCTGGCAGGGGAGGCCCAGCGCCTGGCGCGGGTGCTCGCACGGCTGATGCCCACTGAGCCTGAGGTGCTCGGACTGCTCGCGCTGCTGGAACTGACCGCCGCGCGCTTCCCCGCCCGCATCGGCCCGGACGGTGAACCGGTGCTGCTGGAACACCAGAACCGCGGCCGCTGGGACCAGGCCGCGATCCGCCGGGGCCGGGCCGCGCTGACCCGCGCCCAGCGGGTCGGCCGCGGGCTCGGCGCCTACGGCGTGCAGGCCGCGATCGCGGAATGCCATGCCGTGGCGGAGTCGGTGGCGGCGACGAACTGGGCGCGGATCGTGCTGCTCTACGAAGCACTCGGCCGGGTCGCGCCGTCGCCGGTGGTCGAGCTCAACCGGGCGGTCGCGGTCTCCATGGCGCAGGGGCCGACCGCGGCGCTGCCGATCGTGGACGAGCTGGTGGCCGCGAAGTCCCTGCCGACCTCGCACCTGCTGCCCAGCGTGCGCGGGGAGCTGCTCACCCGCCTGGGACGCGCCGAGGAGGCGCGGGCGGAACTGGCGCGGGCGATCGGGTTGTGCGGCAACAAGAAGGAACGGGCGTTGCTGGCCCGCAAGATCGCCGACCTCGGCTGAGACCAGCGCTGGGGGGTGCGGCCCGGGTGTCAGCACACATCCGGGCCGCGGCCCCTACTCGGCGGCGAAGGCGGCCCGGACCGCCGAGATCACCGCGTCCACCTGCTCATCCGGCAGGTGCGGGCCGATCGGCAGGCTCAGCACCTGCTCGGCCAGTCGCTCCGCC from Crossiella sp. CA-258035 harbors:
- a CDS encoding acyltransferase domain-containing protein, encoding MSNEDKLRHFLKQVTADLRQTRQELTEVRAAEHEPIAIIGMACRYPGGIGSPEQLWDLLAEGADAVTGFPADRGWPDLLDEDPSATGRTYTGHGAFLDGVADFDPAFFGISPREALAMDPQQRLLLETSWEAFERAGIDPNSLRGSKTGVFAGVIYNDYAARLHEVPEGVEGYLGTGNSGSVASGRIAYTLGLEGPALTIDTACSSSLVALHLAAQALRKGECTLALAGGVTTMATPQIFVEFSRQRGLATDGRCKAFADAADGTGWGEGVGLLLVERLSDAQRNGHPVLAVLKGSAVNQDGASSGLTAPNGPSQQRVIRAALADAQLTPAQVDVVEAHGTGTRLGDPIEAQAVLAAYGQDRERPLWLGSVKSNIGHTQAAAGVAGVIKMVMAMRHGVLPRTLHVDEPSRQVDWSVGAVSLLTEPQPWTGEVRRAGVSSFGVSGTNAHVILEQAPVAAENETSAAQPATAVGTAPTAAAAAVGTAAVAASAAAAALPFLLSGKTAAALRAQATRLRDHLATHTPAPLDLAHTLTTRSAFEHRAVLLGDLTALDALATDEITPALVRGTAARPGKVVFVFPGQGSQWRGMAVELLDSSPVFAARIADCAEALHEFVDWNLLDVLRDNDYDQVDVVQPALWAVMVSLAAVWRSHGVEPAGVVGHSQGEIAAAAVSGALSLRDAAKVVALRSKAIRALAGKGGMMSVPLPVAEVENRLARWDGRISVAAVNGASSVVVAGDPDALEELFADCADTDVKARRIPVDYASHSVHVEQIRDELLTVLSGLSPRSSDIPFHSTVTAGPIDTAALDAEYWYTNLRQTVRFEETVRGLLATGHRTFIEASPHPVLAVGIQETADRAETPAVTVGSLRREEGGLLRLHTSLAEAWTRGVPVDFAPAVRGGHRVDLPTYAFQHQRYWLEPAAGITADEQFWTAVENQDLTALAELLPGLAAQRRVKPEPAAQPAPEPGFAERLAALEPAEAQRRLLDLVRGHAAAVLGHTAAEDVATDRAFLESGFDSLTAVELRNRLTAATGVQLAPGLLLQHPTPAELAAHLRDRIGVTETPAQQPSTLATLYQESVRSGRIAQFMDLLADTAAFRPSFDETSDRADLVRPIRLAAEGEGPVLIGCSGTAAISGPHEFARLATALRGQYPMAALPLPGYLDGEPLPATLTAALRLQAQAVLAQADGRPFVLIGHSAGAILAHQLAAHLTEGGTPPAGLVLLDVYEPDHSGPIGVWQREMTEWMLGNQGDYVPADDTRLTAMGAYYRHLAGWQPSALPVPTLLVRASEPMGEWTGEADWRSHWPFPHAVADVPGNHFTMTQQHAGATAQSIVDWVASSVTVAGNAKQEQEPR
- a CDS encoding alpha/beta fold hydrolase — translated: MTADTGDNGLWLRRFHPTEDSKVRLACFPHAGGAASYYYPFSAALTPSIEVLAVQYPGRQDRRLDPRIENVQEFAREIVKPLLAWTDQPLALFGHSMGASIAFEVATLLEQEFDVVPAALFASGRRAPSRHRDERVHQQSDDGIVAELQRLSGTDSALLGDEELLRMVLPAIRSDYKAAETYRWQGGVPLSCPITAIVGEADPRVNLDEATTWGEHTRGEFALRTMPGGHFYLNHHQSDVVNEISDQLISFCAKEA
- a CDS encoding P450-derived glycosyltransferase activator, with translation MSDRTPSQLGLHLQMTRGLQWHFGTTGDPYALILRAQADDPTPFHAMVRERGVLHQSLLGAFVTADPDLGRTILTDPRLGLRKADGEPPVPQVLPLDETFLGLGAAGHARITERAANLLSEQAVHIHEPHVRRLAESRISKQDSRFDLVTDFAAPLAVDLTADLLGIPDADRAHFASLCADLRPTLDSLVCPQPLGPTRALLAALANVTKLLSDMGCTVPEARHAAVITATAGVEIGTTLLVNAVHALLARPEQWAKLVGDPGLAADAVTETLRFDAPVQLHTRVALADTEFAGIEIPKDSQLVVLAGAAGRDPGLYADADEFELTRVPGPAPLSFTGGFHCGLLAPLLRVQAETALRVLAEHAPKLRQTGKLLRRRRSPVLRGPLSLPVTA
- a CDS encoding activator-dependent family glycosyltransferase codes for the protein MRVLMTSFAHNTHFFSMVPLAWALRTAGHEVRIASQPALTDAITHAGLTAVPVGEDHVIHQTREQATSEKQADHPEINFSETRPEVLTWDYMLGMYTMMTPMFYSLANNDSMVDKLVAFARSWQPDLVIWEPFTWAGSLAARASGAAHARLLWGPDVLTRTRNRFLELHEQQPEPHRDDPLGEWLGWTCERLGITFDEELVSGQWTIDQTPASTRLPVGQPIVPMGYVPYNGPAVVPEWLRVKPSRPRVCITLGVSARESLGGDSVSFTDLVTAMADLDIEIIATMSAAQQAELTEVPENLKLVEFVPLHALMPTCSAIIHHGGAGTAATAMLYGVPQLLLPEMFDAVLKAQQLEGINAGLYVRPAELTAEALRDKLIRLLTDPAFTEGAARLRGEVLADPKPNEIVPELERLAAQHRAPVPSA
- a CDS encoding class I SAM-dependent methyltransferase is translated as MYDTELADVYDAIYRGRGKDYPAEAAQVHGLITARKSDATDLLDVASGTGAHLGPFTQLFGHVEGLELSEAMVRISSDRFPEVTVHQGDMREFDLGRTFHAVTCMFSSIGYMADQDELDRALAAFARHTEPGGVIVIEPWWTPEKFLDGYVGGDVVRVDGRTIARVSHSRREGDHTHMDVHYTVAEPDKGIEHFTDTHVITLFTREQYETAFERAGCVVEFVEGGPSGRGLFVGVVK